The following coding sequences lie in one Flavobacteriales bacterium genomic window:
- a CDS encoding DUF5606 domain-containing protein — protein sequence MNLKSIISVTGKPGLFKVVSQTKSGFIVESLADGKKLPVYASDKVSALEDISIYTTTEDMPLLEVYGKLYESTKGKEAVDHNSKPEELRAYLAKVVDFDQERVYNSDLKKLFMWFNIMIKSDFFKQQEAEPKKAEKGVDTKDTKKKVTDKKVTTKKPTTAKPVAKKPSAAKATVKKAAGSKKNG from the coding sequence ATGAATTTAAAATCTATTATTTCTGTTACGGGTAAGCCCGGATTATTCAAAGTTGTATCGCAAACCAAATCAGGTTTTATTGTTGAATCGTTAGCAGATGGAAAAAAACTTCCTGTTTATGCTTCTGATAAAGTAAGTGCGTTAGAAGACATTAGCATTTATACTACAACTGAAGATATGCCGTTGCTTGAAGTATATGGTAAATTGTATGAATCTACAAAAGGAAAAGAGGCAGTTGACCATAACTCAAAACCAGAAGAATTAAGAGCTTATTTGGCTAAGGTAGTAGATTTTGATCAAGAAAGAGTTTATAATTCTGATTTGAAAAAATTGTTCATGTGGTTCAACATCATGATTAAATCTGATTTTTTCAAACAGCAGGAAGCTGAACCTAAAAAGGCAGAAAAAGGCGTTGATACAAAAGATACCAAAAAGAAAGTTACTGATAAAAAAGTAACCACAAAGAAACCTACAACTGCTAAGCCAGTTGCTAAAAAACCAAGTGCAGCAAAAGCAACAGTTAAAAAAGCTGCTGGTTCTAAGAAAAACGGATAA
- a CDS encoding VWA domain-containing protein, producing the protein MNLITKHIKSLTLALSLLLALNSFSQALQKTRILFVLDASQSMYGLWGQEQKMRVASRLLSNLMDSLQHVENLEVALRVYGHQFSVAAGNRSCEDTKLEVPFGGKNYSKIKTKLMEIRPTGTTPIAYSLEQTKNDFPPCANCRNIIILITDGIEECQGDPCAVALALQKNGVLLRPFVIGMGLDLETIEAFRCVGNFFETKDAASFQNVLQVVISQAMNNTSVQINLIDGFGQPSETDVNMTFYDSFSKSIQYNYIHTMNYYGVPDTVPINPAMKYDLTVHTLPEVTKKDITINPGKHNVIAVDAPQGMLKLEMSGMNEYSDLKCLVRKHGDLNTFHVQNFEEVTKYIVGDYDLEILTLPRIKVNKVNIAQSHTTKVFIADPGLATIFLPAKGIASVFVQENNTLKWIYNLSPNSTRETVILQPGNYVLVYRSVNSKKVIETKEKSFKITSGVSTQLKF; encoded by the coding sequence GTGAACTTGATAACCAAACATATTAAATCCCTTACCCTCGCTTTAAGTTTGCTTTTAGCTCTCAACTCCTTTTCTCAAGCTCTACAAAAAACTCGAATTCTTTTTGTACTCGATGCCTCTCAAAGCATGTATGGGTTGTGGGGACAAGAACAAAAAATGAGGGTAGCTTCTCGATTATTGAGCAACTTAATGGATAGCTTACAACACGTGGAGAATTTAGAAGTAGCATTGAGGGTTTACGGTCACCAATTTTCAGTTGCTGCTGGTAATAGAAGTTGTGAAGACACCAAATTGGAAGTACCCTTTGGAGGGAAAAACTATTCAAAAATAAAAACCAAACTAATGGAGATTCGCCCTACAGGAACTACTCCTATTGCTTATTCGTTAGAGCAAACCAAAAACGATTTTCCTCCTTGTGCAAATTGCCGCAACATCATTATTTTAATTACCGATGGTATTGAGGAATGTCAAGGTGACCCGTGTGCTGTAGCGTTGGCTTTACAAAAAAATGGCGTATTGCTTCGTCCCTTTGTTATTGGTATGGGATTGGATTTAGAAACCATTGAAGCATTTCGTTGTGTAGGTAATTTCTTTGAAACCAAAGATGCAGCATCCTTCCAAAATGTATTGCAAGTGGTTATTTCTCAAGCCATGAACAACACCTCTGTTCAGATTAATCTGATTGATGGTTTTGGACAACCTTCGGAAACTGATGTGAACATGACTTTTTACGACAGCTTTTCAAAATCTATTCAATACAATTACATTCATACTATGAATTATTATGGTGTACCTGATACTGTGCCGATTAACCCTGCCATGAAATACGATTTAACCGTACATACTTTACCTGAGGTCACAAAAAAAGACATTACCATAAACCCAGGTAAACATAATGTAATAGCCGTTGATGCTCCACAAGGAATGTTGAAATTGGAAATGAGTGGAATGAACGAATACTCCGATTTAAAATGTTTGGTGCGTAAACATGGTGATTTAAATACTTTCCACGTTCAAAATTTTGAAGAGGTTACCAAATACATTGTGGGCGATTACGATTTAGAGATTTTAACCTTACCACGTATTAAAGTAAACAAAGTAAATATTGCTCAAAGCCACACCACCAAAGTATTTATTGCTGACCCAGGTTTGGCTACTATATTCCTTCCTGCAAAAGGAATTGCAAGCGTTTTTGTACAAGAAAACAACACTTTAAAATGGATTTACAACCTATCACCTAATTCAACCAGAGAAACAGTGATACTACAACCCGGAAATTACGTTTTGGTTTACCGAAGTGTAAACTCTAAAAAAGTGATAGAAACAAAAGAAAAATCATTTAAAATAACATCAGGAGTTTCGACTCAATTAAAATTTTAA
- a CDS encoding DUF2235 domain-containing protein: MKRIIICSDGTWNKPEEDLTKDYPTNVLKFSRSIKPVDDKGVAQTVFYDWGIGSYHDKVGGGSFGAGLDKNIMDGYRYIVHNYDIGDEIFLFGFSRGAYTVRCLAGLINNCSILKKEHENRITAAYDLYKNPDEKPDGPKSQEFRANYSHSQKTPVHFVGVWDTVGALGLPKSIFGFIKDKHLFYDNKIGSIIKTARHALSIDERRKDFEPTIWQQDWEKKVDLKQVWFAGVHSDVGGSYPPDKNGQVLSDIPMIWMKKEAEKQNLQFQPHIDKVTLNPLAKQNKEESLLYKMLGLSARKIAPGTFLHVSVKQRYDAMDYKPLTIKKYLEENNGEWKHLTD; the protein is encoded by the coding sequence ATGAAACGTATCATCATTTGTTCGGACGGAACATGGAATAAACCCGAAGAAGATTTAACAAAAGATTATCCAACCAATGTATTAAAATTCTCAAGATCCATTAAGCCAGTCGACGATAAAGGCGTGGCACAAACGGTATTTTACGATTGGGGAATAGGTTCTTATCACGATAAAGTAGGAGGCGGGAGCTTCGGTGCTGGATTAGATAAAAACATTATGGACGGGTATAGGTACATTGTACACAATTACGATATTGGCGATGAAATTTTCTTGTTTGGGTTTAGTCGAGGTGCGTATACGGTGCGTTGTTTAGCAGGTTTAATCAACAACTGTAGTATCTTAAAAAAAGAACACGAAAACAGAATTACAGCAGCGTATGACTTGTACAAAAATCCTGATGAAAAACCTGATGGACCGAAATCTCAAGAATTTAGAGCCAATTATTCTCACTCTCAAAAAACTCCAGTACATTTTGTAGGAGTTTGGGATACTGTTGGAGCTTTAGGATTACCCAAAAGTATTTTCGGGTTTATTAAAGACAAACATTTGTTTTACGATAACAAGATTGGATCAATTATTAAAACCGCTCGACATGCTTTGTCTATTGACGAAAGAAGAAAAGATTTTGAACCCACCATTTGGCAGCAAGATTGGGAAAAGAAAGTAGATTTAAAGCAGGTTTGGTTTGCAGGAGTTCATTCTGATGTTGGGGGGAGTTATCCGCCTGATAAAAACGGACAAGTATTAAGTGATATTCCAATGATATGGATGAAGAAAGAAGCAGAAAAACAAAACCTACAGTTTCAACCACATATTGATAAGGTAACCTTAAACCCTTTGGCTAAACAAAACAAAGAAGAAAGTTTATTGTATAAAATGTTAGGATTAAGCGCTCGAAAAATTGCACCAGGAACTTTTCTTCATGTTAGTGTAAAACAGCGTTATGATGCTATGGATTATAAACCATTAACCATAAAAAAATACCTTGAAGAAAACAATGGAGAGTGGAAACACTTAACCGACTAA
- a CDS encoding M3 family oligoendopeptidase, whose protein sequence is MQAKDIQLPTKNKRIFLSDDLIIDSWNKIKLYFEDLKNRNLTNVADLEKWLKDRSELEAVLEEDMAWRYIKMNIDTTDVQLAESFNFFINEIEPNVAPFINDFNLKLVNSPFINQLNKEKYFIYLRGIKKQIDIFREENIALNTKLQAEAQKYGAISASMSIEYDGKELTLQQASNYLKNTDRKVREEVFHLMNDVRFKSEDELNVLYTDLIKLRNQVAKNAGFANYRDYMFAELGRFDYEAKDCFNFHDAIEKEVVPVTNSFDEEKKKLLGLERLKPWDTSVDPTGKPALKPFDGGEELINKTITCFNHIKPFFGECLSIMKELKYIDLDSKKGKAPGGFNYPLHEIGVPFIYMNSVGSQRDLVTMVHEGGHAIHSFLTRDLELTGFKDTPSEVAELASMSMELLAMDYWNEFYTNPEELKRAKKEQLEKALETLPWVASIDKFQHWVYENPNHTVEERYAKWNEIMKAFGSNQVDWTGNEKSLSSLWQKQLHLYEVPFYYIEYGMAQLGAIAVWRNYKQQPEKAIEQYIDALKLGYTKSIKDIYKAAGIEFNFSQAYVKELVDFIKDELKKLD, encoded by the coding sequence ATGCAAGCAAAAGACATACAATTACCAACCAAAAACAAACGTATTTTTTTAAGCGATGATTTAATTATTGATTCGTGGAATAAAATCAAACTATATTTTGAGGATTTAAAAAACAGAAATTTAACCAATGTTGCTGATTTAGAAAAATGGTTAAAAGACCGAAGTGAACTAGAAGCGGTGTTGGAAGAAGATATGGCTTGGCGATACATTAAAATGAATATTGATACTACTGACGTTCAATTGGCAGAAAGTTTCAATTTTTTCATCAATGAAATAGAACCCAATGTTGCTCCATTCATCAACGATTTTAACTTAAAATTGGTAAACAGTCCTTTTATTAACCAACTAAACAAAGAGAAGTACTTTATTTATTTGAGAGGTATCAAAAAACAAATAGATATTTTCAGGGAAGAGAACATTGCGTTAAATACCAAACTACAAGCAGAAGCTCAAAAATATGGAGCAATTTCTGCAAGTATGAGTATTGAATACGATGGTAAAGAATTAACCTTACAACAAGCTTCGAATTACTTAAAAAACACCGATAGAAAAGTTAGAGAGGAGGTTTTTCATTTAATGAATGATGTTCGGTTTAAATCGGAAGATGAATTGAATGTTTTGTATACGGATTTAATAAAATTAAGAAATCAGGTAGCTAAAAATGCTGGTTTTGCAAATTACCGCGATTACATGTTTGCTGAGTTGGGTAGGTTTGATTATGAAGCTAAAGATTGTTTTAATTTCCATGACGCGATAGAAAAAGAAGTAGTTCCAGTAACCAATAGTTTTGATGAAGAAAAGAAAAAGTTATTAGGATTAGAAAGGTTAAAACCTTGGGACACATCGGTTGACCCAACAGGTAAACCTGCCTTAAAACCTTTTGATGGAGGAGAGGAATTGATAAACAAAACCATTACTTGCTTTAATCACATCAAACCATTTTTTGGAGAGTGTTTAAGCATTATGAAAGAATTGAAATACATTGATTTAGATTCGAAAAAAGGAAAAGCTCCTGGAGGGTTTAACTACCCGTTACACGAAATTGGTGTACCGTTTATTTACATGAACTCGGTAGGTTCGCAACGCGATTTAGTTACGATGGTTCACGAAGGAGGGCATGCTATCCATTCGTTTTTGACTAGAGATTTAGAGTTGACAGGATTTAAAGATACGCCATCAGAGGTTGCTGAGTTGGCATCAATGAGTATGGAGTTACTTGCCATGGATTATTGGAATGAGTTTTATACGAATCCTGAAGAACTGAAACGAGCAAAAAAGGAACAATTGGAAAAAGCGTTAGAAACGTTGCCTTGGGTGGCTTCTATCGATAAATTCCAGCATTGGGTATACGAAAATCCGAATCATACTGTAGAAGAGCGATATGCAAAATGGAACGAGATAATGAAAGCTTTTGGTAGTAATCAGGTTGATTGGACTGGTAATGAAAAAAGTTTGTCGAGCTTGTGGCAAAAACAATTGCATTTGTACGAAGTACCATTTTATTACATCGAATATGGTATGGCTCAATTGGGTGCTATTGCTGTTTGGAGAAACTACAAACAACAGCCCGAAAAAGCCATTGAACAGTACATAGATGCCTTAAAACTGGGTTACACCAAATCAATTAAAGACATTTATAAAGCAGCAGGAATTGAGTTTAATTTTTCTCAAGCTTATGTAAAAGAGTTGGTTGACTTTATAAAGGATGAACTGAAAAAATTAGATTAA
- a CDS encoding four helix bundle protein, producing MSTFKDLTVYKKAFSLAMEIFEITKGFPKEERYALTDQIRRCSRSVCANLSEGYRKRQYPAHFISKISDSDMENSETQVWLDFAYACEYIDEKTYTTQIEKSIEIGKLLNHMINNPEKYK from the coding sequence ATGAGTACATTCAAAGATTTAACGGTTTATAAAAAAGCTTTTTCTTTAGCGATGGAGATTTTTGAAATAACAAAAGGCTTTCCAAAAGAAGAACGTTATGCGTTAACTGATCAAATCAGAAGATGTTCTCGTTCGGTTTGTGCCAATTTATCTGAAGGATATAGAAAAAGACAGTACCCTGCTCATTTTATTTCAAAAATTTCTGATTCTGATATGGAAAATTCAGAAACTCAAGTTTGGCTCGATTTTGCTTATGCTTGTGAATATATAGACGAAAAAACATATACTACTCAAATTGAAAAGTCAATAGAAATAGGCAAATTGTTAAATCACATGATTAATAACCCTGAAAAATACAAATAG
- a CDS encoding transketolase family protein — protein MKKYPYTEKKDTRSGFGDGLTELGRENPNVVALCADLTGSLKMNQFEKENPDRFVQVGIAEANMIGIAAGMTIGGKIPFTGTFANFSTGRVYDQIRQSVAYSGKNVKICASHAGLTLGEDGATHQILEDIGLMKMLPGMTVINPCDYNQTKAATKAIADHEGPVYLRFGRPAVPVFMNEPFVIGKAIVLNEGTDVTIFATGHLVWEAILAGEQLEAKGISAEIINIHTIKPLDEEAVLKSANKTKCIVTAEEHMTNGGLGDSIAQVISRNNPMPIEYVAVNDSFGESGTPAQLMEKYGLNADSIVNAVEKVMKRKG, from the coding sequence ATGAAAAAATACCCTTACACCGAAAAAAAAGATACTCGTTCAGGTTTTGGCGATGGATTAACTGAATTAGGAAGAGAAAACCCTAACGTGGTTGCACTTTGTGCTGATTTAACTGGTTCCTTAAAAATGAATCAATTTGAGAAAGAAAACCCTGACCGTTTTGTACAAGTAGGTATTGCAGAAGCCAATATGATTGGTATTGCTGCAGGTATGACCATTGGTGGTAAAATTCCGTTTACAGGAACCTTTGCCAACTTTTCTACGGGTAGAGTGTACGACCAAATAAGACAATCGGTGGCTTATTCGGGTAAAAACGTAAAAATCTGTGCTTCACATGCTGGTTTAACTTTGGGTGAAGATGGCGCTACCCACCAAATATTAGAAGACATTGGTTTAATGAAAATGTTACCGGGCATGACGGTAATAAACCCTTGCGACTACAACCAAACCAAAGCTGCAACTAAAGCTATTGCTGACCACGAAGGACCAGTTTATTTGCGTTTTGGACGACCAGCTGTACCTGTTTTTATGAACGAGCCGTTTGTAATTGGTAAAGCCATTGTGTTAAACGAAGGTACTGATGTTACCATTTTTGCAACAGGACATTTGGTTTGGGAAGCTATTTTAGCTGGCGAACAATTAGAAGCAAAAGGCATTAGCGCTGAAATAATTAACATACACACCATTAAACCCTTGGATGAAGAAGCGGTGTTAAAATCGGCAAACAAAACCAAATGTATAGTTACTGCCGAAGAACACATGACGAATGGTGGTTTGGGCGATAGCATTGCTCAAGTAATTAGCCGTAACAACCCTATGCCTATTGAGTATGTAGCCGTTAACGATAGCTTTGGGGAAAGCGGAACCCCTGCTCAATTGATGGAAAAATACGGCTTAAATGCAGATAGTATTGTTAACGCTGTGGAGAAAGTGATGAAGAGGAAAGGATAG
- a CDS encoding transketolase, translating to MPSILELEKVASQVRRDIVRMVHAVNSGHPGGSLGCTDYLVALYFEIMNHNPQPFDMDAKNQDVFFLSNGHISPVFYSVLAHSGYFPKAELATFRKLNSRLQGHPTTHEHLPGVRMASGSLGQGLSVAIGTALTKKLNNDKSIVFSLHGDGELQEGQIWEAAMFAAHKKVDNLISCIDFNQQQIDGSTKEVMDLGDLEAKWHAFGWDVLHMNGNDMKNVVETLNIAKTHLGKQKPVMIIMKTEMGNGVDFMMGSHKWHGVAPNDEQLAIALGQLEETLGDY from the coding sequence ATGCCATCAATTTTAGAATTAGAAAAAGTTGCTTCACAAGTAAGAAGAGATATCGTAAGAATGGTTCATGCCGTTAACTCTGGCCACCCTGGTGGCTCGTTAGGTTGTACCGATTATTTGGTTGCTCTTTACTTCGAAATAATGAATCATAACCCGCAACCATTTGACATGGATGCCAAAAACCAAGATGTTTTCTTTTTATCAAACGGACATATTTCTCCTGTATTTTATAGTGTTTTAGCTCATTCAGGTTATTTCCCTAAAGCTGAATTGGCAACATTCAGAAAATTAAACTCAAGATTACAAGGTCATCCAACAACTCACGAACACTTACCAGGTGTTAGAATGGCGAGTGGTTCATTAGGTCAAGGATTATCGGTTGCTATTGGAACTGCTTTAACTAAAAAATTAAACAACGATAAATCAATCGTTTTCTCATTACATGGTGATGGCGAATTACAAGAAGGTCAAATTTGGGAAGCTGCTATGTTTGCTGCACACAAAAAGGTTGACAACCTAATTTCTTGTATCGATTTTAATCAACAACAAATTGATGGAAGCACCAAAGAAGTAATGGATTTAGGCGATTTAGAAGCTAAATGGCATGCTTTTGGGTGGGATGTGTTACACATGAATGGTAACGACATGAAAAACGTGGTAGAAACCTTAAACATTGCAAAAACACACTTAGGCAAACAAAAACCCGTTATGATTATTATGAAAACAGAAATGGGTAATGGTGTTGATTTTATGATGGGTTCTCATAAATGGCATGGTGTTGCTCCAAACGATGAACAACTTGCAATTGCTTTAGGACAATTAGAAGAAACTTTAGGAGATTACTAA
- a CDS encoding serine hydrolase gives MRIKLILIISLLIIVLFSAFNTTTVIKKPDFLSSTKWADSVIKTMTLDEKIGQLLMVAAYSNRDEKHAIEIDSLVTKYNIGGLIFMQGGPLRHVELLNRYQAEAKIPLLISIDGEWGLAMRLDSVVKYPWQMTLGAIQDNDLIYRMGKDIGEQCKRIGIQVNFAPVVDVNVNPKNPIINARSFGENKYNVAKKGVAYMRGLQDVNVLANAKHFPGHGDTDADSHKALPIINHSKERIDSIELYPFKALINEGLASMMVAHLFIPSYDTSANTATTLSKNVVTELLKDSMKFEGLVFTDALNMKGVSSYFKPGIVDVKALLAGNDVLLFSENVPVAIDEIKKAILNGEIDSLEVEKRCLKILKAKEWSGVHKTNKINTINLTADLNKKEYELLNKQLYQSALTVINNDDDLIPLQKLEKIKIASIAIGEEEYQEFQNTLSLYNEISSFYVESITSTNKKQFIDTLDSYNTVVISLHNSDKNPWKKYRISKETNDFILELNKSKNVILVNFMNPYSLINFEGLKKINTVVLAYQNNKYTNHAAAELIYGAIGANGKLPVSISPKFKQGFGIDIEPMGRFSYSEPEEVGILEKELYQIDTIAKKGIKLGAYPGCQVFVAKEGKVIYNKSFGYHTYDSLINVKNTDIYDLASITKIASTLLGVMHLQDQEKFSLDSKLGDYLNKLIPDTSPYYNLNLREILAHQSGLQAWVPFYLKTIHNGELDNIIYCKDSTTYYPYRVADSIYISKFYPDIIYKRILKGPLKEKKYTYSDLGYYFLMKIVEEESKQKLNKYVGNIYAQLGMTTTTYLPRYKFSLDRIPPTEKDNYFRKQTIHGDVHDPGAAMLGGVGGHAGLFSNANDLAKLMQMYLNKGTYGGVQVLKDTTLAEFTKCQFCVDGNRRAAGFDKPMEDGKGGPTCGCVSYLSFGHTGFTGTIAWADPEEQVVYVFLSNRTYPDGENKKLANLNIRTDIQQVIYDAINNAKSRKGAN, from the coding sequence ATGAGAATAAAACTTATCCTAATAATTTCGTTACTAATAATTGTACTTTTTAGTGCTTTTAATACCACTACTGTAATAAAAAAACCAGATTTTTTAAGTTCTACAAAATGGGCTGACTCTGTAATCAAAACCATGACCTTGGATGAGAAAATAGGGCAATTATTGATGGTTGCTGCTTATTCCAATCGTGATGAAAAACATGCCATAGAAATTGATTCGTTGGTAACCAAATACAATATTGGTGGGTTGATTTTTATGCAAGGAGGACCACTTCGCCATGTCGAATTATTGAACAGATATCAAGCCGAAGCTAAAATTCCCTTGTTAATTTCTATTGACGGTGAGTGGGGTTTGGCCATGCGTTTGGATAGTGTGGTGAAATACCCTTGGCAAATGACTTTAGGAGCCATTCAAGACAACGATTTGATTTATAGAATGGGTAAAGACATTGGTGAGCAATGTAAACGAATTGGTATTCAAGTGAATTTTGCACCTGTGGTTGATGTAAATGTTAACCCTAAAAACCCGATTATTAATGCTCGTTCGTTTGGCGAAAACAAATACAATGTAGCTAAAAAAGGAGTGGCGTACATGAGAGGCTTGCAAGATGTAAATGTGTTGGCAAATGCTAAACATTTTCCTGGTCATGGCGATACCGATGCCGATTCGCACAAAGCGTTACCAATCATCAATCACTCTAAAGAACGTATTGATTCTATTGAGTTGTATCCGTTTAAAGCGTTGATTAATGAAGGTTTAGCAAGTATGATGGTAGCACATTTATTTATTCCTTCTTACGATACTTCTGCAAATACTGCAACAACGTTATCCAAAAATGTAGTAACGGAATTACTTAAAGACTCGATGAAATTTGAAGGTTTGGTGTTTACCGATGCCTTAAACATGAAAGGAGTAAGTTCTTATTTTAAGCCTGGTATTGTTGATGTAAAGGCTTTGCTGGCGGGTAACGATGTATTGCTGTTTTCAGAAAATGTACCAGTTGCCATTGATGAAATAAAAAAAGCCATATTGAATGGAGAAATAGATTCGTTAGAAGTAGAGAAAAGATGTTTGAAAATTTTAAAAGCCAAAGAATGGTCGGGGGTGCATAAAACAAACAAAATCAATACGATTAACTTAACGGCAGATTTAAACAAAAAAGAATACGAGTTGTTAAACAAACAACTTTACCAAAGTGCCTTAACGGTTATTAACAACGATGATGATTTAATTCCATTACAAAAATTGGAGAAGATAAAAATAGCTTCAATTGCTATAGGAGAGGAGGAGTATCAAGAGTTTCAAAACACCTTGAGTTTGTACAATGAAATTAGTTCGTTTTACGTAGAGAGCATTACATCAACTAACAAAAAACAATTTATTGATACACTTGATTCTTACAATACGGTTGTTATATCGCTACACAATTCCGATAAAAATCCATGGAAAAAATATAGAATTAGTAAAGAAACCAACGATTTTATTTTAGAGTTGAATAAATCTAAAAATGTGATTTTGGTAAATTTTATGAATCCTTATAGTTTGATAAATTTTGAGGGCTTAAAGAAAATAAACACTGTAGTTTTGGCATATCAAAACAACAAATACACCAACCATGCTGCTGCAGAATTAATTTATGGAGCAATTGGAGCAAACGGTAAATTGCCAGTCAGTATTTCGCCTAAATTTAAACAGGGTTTTGGTATAGATATAGAACCAATGGGACGGTTTTCTTATTCGGAGCCGGAAGAGGTTGGAATTTTAGAAAAAGAATTGTATCAAATTGATACCATTGCCAAAAAAGGCATCAAATTGGGAGCATATCCAGGTTGTCAAGTTTTTGTTGCTAAAGAAGGAAAAGTGATTTACAACAAATCGTTTGGTTACCACACTTACGATAGTTTAATCAACGTAAAAAATACCGACATCTACGATTTGGCATCAATTACTAAAATAGCTTCAACGCTATTAGGGGTAATGCATTTACAAGACCAAGAAAAGTTTAGTTTAGATTCAAAGTTGGGCGATTACTTGAATAAATTAATTCCTGATACTTCGCCTTATTACAATTTGAATTTACGTGAAATTCTGGCACATCAATCGGGCTTACAAGCTTGGGTGCCATTTTACCTAAAAACCATACACAACGGGGAGTTGGATAATATTATTTATTGTAAAGATTCAACAACTTATTATCCTTACCGTGTCGCAGATAGTATTTACATCAGTAAATTTTATCCCGACATTATTTACAAACGGATTTTAAAAGGACCTTTAAAAGAGAAAAAATATACGTATAGCGATTTGGGTTATTATTTTTTGATGAAGATAGTTGAAGAAGAAAGCAAACAAAAATTGAATAAATATGTGGGTAATATTTATGCACAATTGGGCATGACCACTACCACGTATTTGCCACGTTACAAGTTTTCGTTAGATAGAATACCTCCAACTGAAAAGGACAATTATTTTAGAAAGCAAACCATACATGGGGATGTGCACGACCCTGGAGCAGCAATGCTTGGTGGAGTTGGTGGACACGCTGGATTATTCTCGAATGCCAACGATTTAGCCAAACTCATGCAAATGTATTTGAACAAAGGTACATATGGTGGCGTTCAGGTGTTAAAAGACACCACGTTGGCTGAATTTACCAAATGTCAGTTTTGTGTTGATGGTAACCGAAGAGCTGCTGGTTTTGATAAGCCTATGGAAGATGGTAAAGGTGGACCAACATGCGGTTGTGTTTCTTATTTGAGTTTTGGACATACAGGTTTTACAGGAACCATTGCTTGGGCTGACCCCGAAGAACAAGTGGTGTATGTGTTTTTATCGAACAGAACGTATCCGGATGGAGAAAACAAAAAATTGGCGAATTTAAATATCCGAACAGATATACAACAAGTGATTTATGATGCCATTAACAATGCAAAAAGTAGGAAAGGAGCGAATTAA
- a CDS encoding RNA polymerase sigma factor encodes MNKSNDVELLKLFRDENSRNYAFDLIVKQYQQRLYWHIRRMVIKHDDADDVIQNTFIKAWNGLPNFKEESKLYTWLYTIATNECITFLNKKRRMFFIPIHDVEQELSNQLESDDFYNGDEIQLKLQKAILTLPEKQRLVFNMKYYDELKYEEMSEILSTSVGALKASYHLAVKKIETFLTQD; translated from the coding sequence ATGAACAAATCCAACGACGTAGAATTGTTAAAATTATTTAGAGACGAAAACTCTAGAAACTACGCCTTTGATCTTATTGTTAAACAATACCAACAACGCTTGTATTGGCACATTAGGCGTATGGTCATCAAACACGACGATGCTGATGATGTAATACAAAACACCTTTATAAAAGCTTGGAATGGTTTACCCAACTTTAAAGAAGAATCGAAATTGTACACTTGGCTTTATACCATTGCAACAAACGAGTGCATTACCTTTTTAAACAAAAAACGTCGAATGTTTTTTATTCCTATACACGATGTGGAACAGGAATTGAGTAACCAGTTAGAATCAGATGATTTTTATAACGGCGACGAAATACAACTCAAACTACAAAAAGCCATTTTAACCTTGCCCGAAAAACAACGCTTGGTGTTTAACATGAAATATTACGACGAGTTGAAGTACGAAGAAATGTCAGAAATTTTATCTACTTCGGTGGGAGCATTAAAAGCATCGTACCACCTTGCCGTAAAAAAAATAGAAACTTTTTTAACCCAAGATTAA